From Quercus robur chromosome 8, dhQueRobu3.1, whole genome shotgun sequence:
TACTGTTACTGAGATCAACATCTGTACTTACATATCtcatattaaaaataacattACATGATTTTATCATTCCAAGTTTTGGATCCCAAAAAATAAGCCTGCAGGGATGTGGGAATACATAGACATGCACAAGAATGTAACCGTTAGAGGTATTGTTTCTTATTGAATACCAAAGCGATTCTTAAAGGCATACCTAAACACGTTTGTACTCTGTTCTGCATGCATTTTCCAGTCTATATAGTCCTACATACTTCCAATACTAGAAGTCCCCCAATCAAAGGGCATAAATCCGATCAACTTCTGAGTTGGAGAATTCAGATTGAGGCCACGAGTTGGACATGCTCCTACTCTTGTCTCTCCTCCTCATTGAACGATTCCTCTTCGACTTCACCACATAATAAGTCATGGTGCCAAGAACCCCAGCCATTATTGCTCCCCCCACAACTGTAACCAAAACCGCAGCCCATCTATGCTTCCTCCCAACCACGATATATGAGGATGCCATAAATGCCACTGAAGTGCACACAGAAGCCAACCACATCAACTTGTTAATTATCTCCACTACCCGTTTTTCGGCTTTTGTCTCACCTCTAACCAGTGTAATTTGAACAACCACAACAGCCAATGATGTAAAAAGTGCAACGGCATTGgagatgaagaaaattttaaaagaaattgacTTCGCCACCACAGCCGAGCCATTATCTTTATCCCCACCAGGCAAAGTGAAAATAGCTGCAAAGGCAACGGTGGCAAATAGCACAGCCACCACAGTAACTGAGTTAGTGGCATTGTTGATACCTTCTCGGTGAAGTTTCCTGAGCTCTTTAGAAATATTATGAACATTTTTGTTAGTTTTCCTTGTTTGTTCAAGCTGGATATGAAcatcttttttaatttgagtCACAGTTTTCCTCAACTCATCCCTTGGTTGGTTCAGTTCATTGGCTCTGAGAGCACCATATTTCGAAAGGCAGTCCTTGATATCTGACGACTCTGGGGAAAGGGGAAGCTCTACAGCTATGTCAAGAGCTGTTTTGTGGTCTCTGGTCAGTGCATTGACATTAGTGTCAGGAAGGGATAACAACTCGGTCACTATCTGCAAGGAGAAAAGGGAAGGTCAGTTCCAGGACAACTCTTTTCCCCCTAAATGTATATATGCAGACTTCAACTAATATAAAGCATGCACAACTGGAACATGCAATCAAATGAGTTATCTGTTATGCCCAGAGAGGAGAGGGGGTACATCATAATATAATTTACTAACTTGGCATAAATTGAAAAACACAGAAGTTGGATAATTTTAGTCTAATATAGCCAACTATTGTGGCTTGGTTCAATTCCATTGTTAATTCAAATGCAATGTAGCGAATTCAAATTCAAAGGAAGAaaaactttaagaaaaataagcATGATATACATGAAAGAAGCAATTAATACATACTAGTTTTCCTGCTGCGGTGTTAAAATACGAGGAAAACATTTGAGGTGCTAAAATAGGAGGAAAACATTGATGGTAGAAGACCAAAGTAACATGATATTTTTCATCTTTCAGGGTACAATTAATGCCCAAGAGAAACAATAAAGAATTTGTGACAAGGTACTTAATTTACACTACATAAGCAAGTAAGCACAAGTTCATTACAGAGATGTTAATTGCATAGTTTGAAAGAGGTAAGATCCAAGCTACACACTTGCAGAGATCAAGTGGCAGGCATTTGGACATTGGAGAGATTCAAAGGAAGTAGTAGAGAATGCATGTAAAAGAAAAGTTGGTACTAGAAAAGAGAGAGTAGCTtgattagaaacaaaaaaaaggatgaaagaAACTAATTTAAAACTTTAGTTTTAGGCTGACACTAGGCATCAATGTGATTTAAAGTCGTTgactataatttaaaatatacagtttttattattactatttatatgtagaagataaaaaaattattagcgTTCAAAAGATATGTGAGCAATCGAATCTCTCAAAGGATACACTTctaattctaaacaaaaaaagtgcAGAATCACCAAAAGAAGCACCTACCTCTACTCGCTTTTTCCTTGTGGCTACATGTAACGCTGTATTGCCAAATTTATCAGGAAGCATAACAATTGCAGCATCAGCATCAAGAAGCAATTTCACCACCTCACAGCTCTGCCCTTTTACAGCCATATGCAGAGCAGTCTGCCCCTTCTTGTCAGTCCTTCGTGCCAACTGTGAATCTTTGGCCAGCAATGCTTCTACAACGCCAAGATGCCCCTGTCGGGCAGCCAAATGCAATGGATTTTTCCCATTATTCCTAGAGATTTCCAACAAGCCACAATCCTTTGACAGTAGTTCATTAACTACTTCTGTATGGCCTCTTGCAGCTGCAGATATAAGAGGAGTTGCATTTGATGGGCCGATTGTTTTGCTGAGCCCAGGGTCATGATCTAGTAGCGCCTGGACAATGGCTGTAACAGAAGAATCATTATCAGTGCACTGTCAATTGTATAGAAACCAGAGATTTTGCAACTAGTAGCATATTTTACATATGTAGTCATTATGACATTCAATTCTTTGGTCTCCATAACTTTCATGATTTTAAACAGATTAAAATGGAAACTTGTAATCTTGAAGACTAAAGCAGAAATCAGGGCCAAAAgcaataaaactaaaaaagtgGAAATTCAATAGTAAGGGGCCAATTACAATCCAATTGAGCTCACCATTTCTTTTTGGTAAACGATAATCTTCTAAAAGTTAACACATATAAGCTAATACCGAACCAAAAGCCACAGAGAACCTTTATAACTGTTAACTTGTGTGAACATGTGCTCTATAAATGTTCAATTTTGATATCTATCCATATATAGGCATTTAAAGGACAACTGCAAAGAAATCTTTTTTCTCAGTTAACTAAAACTTGGTAATTCATGAAGTTGCAAGTTGCTACTTTAGGAAGCAtggacacggacacggacacggacacaGACATGGGTACCATACAGTGACACGAGCAATAACGGCCGGTACAACACTGGTATGACAAACTAAATGAAGTGTCCGTGCTTCCTAGCTGCTACTTCTCTTAATTGCAATCAAACAGAGCCCAACTGTCAAATACCTTATATAAACCTTCTACAATTACCATAAGTAATGCATTTATACCTATATAACAGCATTCATTGAATAAATGCCACATCTGTAACAAATTCAATACCTATATAAGCTTAACTTTCATCTTTAATAATCTCTACCAtaattcaaactaaaaaaaaaaatacaaaaatacaaaaattcataaACCACATAATCAAAAACAAGATAAAGCTACCGGATCCCTTACCATGGTGGCCTTGACTTGCAGCTATATGCAACGGATCAAACAAGGACCGGTTCTTCTTCGTAAGAGTTTCTGGAGTCGAATACTTCAacaattccttcaaaatatcTAGGTACCCCTTATCCGCCGCCGTAAACAGCGCCGTCTCTCCCAACTCATTCACTTCATTCACAACCGCAGCCCGGACTTCCGCGACTTCGGCCGCTAATTCCGCGCCGCTCAAATTCCCCATCATCTGCGAATCGATATCTCCGAGTATCTGCCTCACGGCGGCCAGATCGCCGCGCTGCGCCGCCAAGTGGAGCTCGGTGTCGTTGTGCCGGCCAGTCACCTGCTTCACGTACTTCTTCTTCCCGGCTTGATCGATCCGCTTGCCGGAATTGGATAGAACTAACGCCGGAGCCGTGGCTGTCGCCGATGGAGACGGCGACGGTGAAGGCGAAGGCGAAGTCTCGGCGAGTGGGTTTTGAGTCGATGATGGCGTTGGAGTCATCGTCAGTCCCTTCTCTAAGTCTCTCTCACCTCCTGTTCCTATtcaacaaaaattaacaacTACAAAGTCAAAATACAGTACCTAACAATTTTCTTGAAATCAAAAGGATCGAAGtgattgaagagagagagagtaccttgTTCGATTTTTGACGCCATGGATGAATTGGAAGAGAAAGTGGAAACCCTAGGGAGTTTGCTGTTAAGCTTAGGAGGTCATCcagagagagaagggaaaggTGAGGTGTGAgattgagaaagagagatagagagagaggaaataagAGGAAGTGGACAAAGGAAAAAGGAGAGGAGAGGAACGTGCaaagaaggagagggagagagaaagagaggatgCGTTGGAAACTTGGAAGTTCGAGTAAGAAAGgcattttggaatttttgtttgtttctgaTGAAAGATGAAAAAGACCATTGCTCTTTGAGCTTTTACTGTAGTCAACAAAGAAACTGGCCCACTTCAAGACTTTACTACTCTATACAGTGAGGCCATTCCATGAAGTTGCCGCGAAATCACTAGTAAAAATAGACTTCACTGTGGCCGCCCGCCggtttaatttctaaaatatcgTTTACTGTTTCTGTTAGGTAAAACAAATGAAAACACGAGGGACGGAAAAATAAAGCAATGCACACAAAATACACGTAGTCGTAATCTCGTAGACTCATAGGGCCTGTTTATTACCCGGTCTCAAGTtcacatttttacattttaaataatattacatatttttttatttatatatatttcaattatatgtattttaaaaaactacaaTTTCCAAAATCTTACACATCATTatataattgtgtaaaaattatctataattatagtaattatataaatttacattgacactatttattttgtagtGAATGATACTAATTGtgtgtgaaggaaaaaaaaacaattaaaaaatcaagaaaatttgatatgttaatgaaataaagtttaaaatagattatataatgagagtatttttgaaaaattgttatataaagtagaaaaattaagtttttaaattaaaataaacattaatttttgCACGACTTGATATGCATGccttatttcttgaaatttgattaaaagaataattttttttgaaagcgaTTAAAAGAATAATTAGAACATTCATTAAACCTAgaacattttaataatttaatcatgtctaaaaattaattggctgttaaaataattttagacaCTCCATTGCCAAAAAATTCATCACTACTAAAATTAATAAGATGAAAATAACCAAATTTTTTAGTTAACAACCACACTTCCCTTTTTTGCTTTGGGCAATGACATGAGTTCATTATAATAAGTAGCTAAAGTTGACTCTAAGTCTTGGcgataaatattattttaatgattatGGTGTATTTTAAATTGAGTAGTAATAGTTAGTTACATGTTGTGTATACATGACATATAACtacaattatgtttttaaaacacaattttagttGAAGTGTGTGCAGCAATATACAACTTATTGTGTGCAACAGCTCCTAGCTGAAATGAGATGCAATTTTACTTTCCATGTCCAAGCCTTCACACGTGAACTTTCACAATGGGAAAGATCGGAAATATTTCATAGTCAACATGCTGGATGATATATAGTACAGTCTACAGAGCAGCCTCATGAATTATTAAGAGTAAATAGTTACAAGCCAGAGAGTTGAAGGTCAAAGTTGTAGTCTGTAGCTTCAGGCTTCTGATCCAACTTGAACATTGAGGGTCCCTTCGGCCTGAATTTCCTAGAAATTGtacaaagaaaattagaaaGTGAGACAAGGAGAATAGCTAGCAATATTGATGTTTTTGGCATTTCTACCTTTACTGCTTTAAAATTGTCTTCCACTTCCACTAGATGTTTGTCGTTTTCATCATCCGAATATTAGGTTTGGAAAATATGCATCAATAGTGAGAAATTGTGGGATGTAGCAGCAAATGTTTGGGGAACGATCAATTGTATATGTATATAGTAACTTATAATATCTCCTGGTAGGGTTTGTAATGAAATGGTGTCACAAACTCATAGGACATTAGAAGCCATTCATTTCTTCTTTGATAAAAGAAACCtctatttaaaattaaagtgaatagTGAGTGCTTGAAAAAACTCCACACCCtcagttgtttatttatttattaaattgtaGATATACGAACCTCTAAATTTAtggataattttgattttgtctcTTGAAGTTTTTgtctctcaaaatttcaaaatttaacgCACATAACATTTAAATTAAAGCCTTTTCGTTCATTTCCGTTAATGAAATGGTTATTAAATGCCACTTCAACTCAAATTGATATAATTTTAAAGGCATTAAAACTATGTCATTTTATCTATATTAGcatgctttttatttattcttataattaaaattttaaaaattcttgcACGTCTTTTCATATTATATTAAGGGCTCTGTATATGTGTGTAGATTTGTGTACCCTTTTCCATTGCCATTCAAGTTTGTTGTCACCACCTTCGCCACCATTGTTCGGATCCTCCTttgccatttaaaaaaaaaaaaaaaaaaaaattgggatgaGTTTGCATTTAATGAGCATATCTCATCCACAAATATAgacaaaagaataatttcaaatGATAGATAACGTTAGAGTGTGAatcaaaaatttgaaactttaaggggcaaaattaaaattatttaaaactttaaggatgtaaatttcaatttagacaattaaaaaaactcaatcaATGGGATAATTGGGGCTGTGAAGTAATTTcgaatctcttctttttttctttttttttttttcctttgaaagaaatacaatatgaaaaaaagagtaaaactcAAGTATAtagaataaattttaatttaaaccccATATTTTATCTACGGTCTCAAATTGAATGctgtaatttcaaaattttcaaatcaaactCTAAAGTTTAGATTAGTCACAAATTAAACTTCATAATTTGTGGGTTCCAAATCAAACCTTGGACAATTTAaatctttgaacttttcaaatttgatttgggGGTTTAGTTAATTATCAAGTTTGATCAAGGAGTTAAATTAATACGTTTTTAAAAGTTCTTggtttaatttaaaacaaatgaaactGGAGTGAATTTATAATAGTCTTAATTTTCatggtttaatttgaaaattttgaaactgcCCCCACACTTATATGGTTAAGCtataatttgttctaaaaatattgataatatataagaa
This genomic window contains:
- the LOC126697380 gene encoding ankyrin repeat-containing protein ITN1 isoform X1, which translates into the protein MASKIEQGTGGERDLEKGLTMTPTPSSTQNPLAETSPSPSPSPSPSATATAPALVLSNSGKRIDQAGKKKYVKQVTGRHNDTELHLAAQRGDLAAVRQILGDIDSQMMGNLSGAELAAEVAEVRAAVVNEVNELGETALFTAADKGYLDILKELLKYSTPETLTKKNRSLFDPLHIAASQGHHAIVQALLDHDPGLSKTIGPSNATPLISAAARGHTEVVNELLSKDCGLLEISRNNGKNPLHLAARQGHLGVVEALLAKDSQLARRTDKKGQTALHMAVKGQSCEVVKLLLDADAAIVMLPDKFGNTALHVATRKKRVEIVTELLSLPDTNVNALTRDHKTALDIAVELPLSPESSDIKDCLSKYGALRANELNQPRDELRKTVTQIKKDVHIQLEQTRKTNKNVHNISKELRKLHREGINNATNSVTVVAVLFATVAFAAIFTLPGGDKDNGSAVVAKSISFKIFFISNAVALFTSLAVVVVQITLVRGETKAEKRVVEIINKLMWLASVCTSVAFMASSYIVVGRKHRWAAVLVTVVGGAIMAGVLGTMTYYVVKSKRNRSMRRRDKSRSMSNSWPQSEFSNSEVDRIYAL
- the LOC126697380 gene encoding ankyrin repeat-containing protein ITN1 isoform X2 — its product is MASKIEQGGERDLEKGLTMTPTPSSTQNPLAETSPSPSPSPSPSATATAPALVLSNSGKRIDQAGKKKYVKQVTGRHNDTELHLAAQRGDLAAVRQILGDIDSQMMGNLSGAELAAEVAEVRAAVVNEVNELGETALFTAADKGYLDILKELLKYSTPETLTKKNRSLFDPLHIAASQGHHAIVQALLDHDPGLSKTIGPSNATPLISAAARGHTEVVNELLSKDCGLLEISRNNGKNPLHLAARQGHLGVVEALLAKDSQLARRTDKKGQTALHMAVKGQSCEVVKLLLDADAAIVMLPDKFGNTALHVATRKKRVEIVTELLSLPDTNVNALTRDHKTALDIAVELPLSPESSDIKDCLSKYGALRANELNQPRDELRKTVTQIKKDVHIQLEQTRKTNKNVHNISKELRKLHREGINNATNSVTVVAVLFATVAFAAIFTLPGGDKDNGSAVVAKSISFKIFFISNAVALFTSLAVVVVQITLVRGETKAEKRVVEIINKLMWLASVCTSVAFMASSYIVVGRKHRWAAVLVTVVGGAIMAGVLGTMTYYVVKSKRNRSMRRRDKSRSMSNSWPQSEFSNSEVDRIYAL